The following proteins are encoded in a genomic region of Corticium candelabrum chromosome 11, ooCorCand1.1, whole genome shotgun sequence:
- the LOC134186581 gene encoding uncharacterized protein LOC134186581, with amino-acid sequence MNGHNQNQDLFGERQNNGERDSFAFVSKRDSSKYVTLTLTRSLAIHIPLPLANTVLSILEVLTRVGLTTSLVVYTTSLSKHRACGTAQVITGSNFVLFFTSFWFTIVYFLCVLVGKLFNPSFPLRLGCSQKQVALMGLLNAVNGLLIVYSSPTYRTPAFLQSILSSSVIPFTVVLRHLVLRKSVSGSRLVCAVAVLVGLIICMEPSLFGLGNSSGSSKSRTATNLYWPIVFCAGFIPLALMNVLGERQVKRNNKNPAQTIENLNEEVYSVVFLAWLHLYNFVFLVALFWTTFIPHFGIDNSWADFSNHMVSGYHCHFGQGPLYNCSTLTEGRFLDRGADPYCHIPITRCWIFIFFYCFGNLVSIMLIKYAEGALYLVIIKAASTPLSTLVNTLFTLDKESADFLWRPSVDVNIYYRLAGTALIIPAVVAYVYISRRENKQSREETVTSNSFLH; translated from the coding sequence ATGAACGGGCACAACCAGAACCAGGACCTGTTTGGTGAACGTCAAAACAACGGCGAACGAGACAGCTTTGCGTTTGTATCGAAACGAGATTCGTCGAAATATGTCACATTGACGCTGACGCGGTCACTGGCGATACACATTCCACTGCCACTAGCCAACACTGTTCTCAGCATTCTCGAAGTTCTCACTCGAGTTGGATTGACAACTTCTCTTGTTGTTTACACGACTTCTCTTTCCAAGCATAGAGCATGCGGTACAGCTCAAGTAATCACCGGTTCCAACTTTGTTCTGTTCTTTACGTCTTTCTGGTTTACTATCGTTTATTTTTTATGTGTTTTGGTGGGGAAACTTTTTAACCCCAGCTTCCCTTTGCGCCTAGGATGTTCGCAAAAGCAGGTTGCTCTCATGGGTCTACTGAACGCTGTCAACGGCTTACTGATTGTCTATTCTAGCCCTACATACCGAACACCCGCGTTCCTGCAATCTATTCTCAGCTCTTCTGTGATACCCTTTACGGTTGTGCTCAGGCATCTCGTACTTAGAAAAAGTGTCAGTGGAAGTAGACTTGTCTGTGCAGTTGCTGTACTCGTTGGTCTCATAATTTGCATGGAGCCATCTCTCTTTGGCTTGGGAAACAGCAGCGGATCTTCAAAAAGCCGCACCGCAACAAACCTTTACTGGCCAATAGTGTTTTGTGCTGGGTTTATTCCTTTAGCACTTATGAACGTTCTTGGAGAAAGACAAGTTAAGAGGAACAACAAAAATCCTGCACAAACTATTGAAAATCTCAATGAAGAAGTTTATAGCGTTGTCTTTCTGGCATGGTTGCATCTGTATAATTTTGTGTTCCTTGTTGCACTCTTTTGGACAACGTTTATTCCACACTTTGGTATCGATAACAGCTGGGCAGACTTCTCTAACCATATGGTATCGGGTTATCACTGCCATTTCGGACAAGGCCCATTGTACAACTGTTCAACATTGACGGAAGGGCGTTTTCTTGATAGAGGAGCTGACCCCTACTGTCATATACCAATTACTCGTTGCTGGATTTTTATCTTTTTCTACTGCTTTGGAAATCTTGTAAGTATCATGCTTATCAAGTACGCAGAAGGCGCCTTGTATTTGGTGATAATCAAAGCTGCTAGCACACCTTTGAGCACGTTAGTCAATACGCTGTTTACACTGGACAAAGAAAGCGCAGATTTTCTTTGGAGACCGTCAGTTGATGTTAACATTTATTACCGTCTTGCTGGTACTGCACTCATAATTCCTGCTGTAGTCGCATATGTTTACATAAGCCgaagagaaaacaaacagtcacGTGAAGAAACAGTCACATCAAACAGCTTTCTTCACTAG